One region of Romeriopsis navalis LEGE 11480 genomic DNA includes:
- a CDS encoding D-alanine--D-alanine ligase family protein, translating to MSKLKVGLLFGGRSGEHEVSIISAGAISQGLNANAEKYEVLPFYIQKNGQWMASDIAQQVIESGKPLEANEPNPNLWQFPSAAASVDVWFPILHGPNGEDGTVQGLLQLMQKPYIGSGVMGSSVGMDKIGMKMAFAQAGIPQVKYMAVTRAQIYSDPCVFPKLCDQIAAELGYPCFVKPANLGSSVGISKCRTHAELEAALDSAASYDRRIIVEAGVTAREVECAVLGNDYPKASVIGEITFDSDFYDYETKYTAGRADLTLPANLPDAVAQRIRELAVQAFQAIDCSGLARVDFFYVESTGEVLINEINTLPGFTSTSMYPQLWREAGIEFKDLVDQLVQFALERHTAPAN from the coding sequence ATGAGCAAATTGAAGGTCGGACTTTTATTTGGTGGACGATCGGGAGAGCATGAAGTCTCCATCATCTCCGCTGGCGCAATTTCTCAGGGATTAAATGCGAATGCCGAGAAGTACGAAGTTTTACCTTTCTATATTCAAAAAAATGGCCAGTGGATGGCCAGCGACATTGCCCAACAGGTAATCGAATCCGGCAAGCCCCTCGAAGCGAATGAGCCCAATCCGAATCTGTGGCAATTTCCGAGTGCCGCGGCGAGTGTGGATGTCTGGTTTCCGATTCTACATGGCCCGAATGGTGAAGATGGCACCGTTCAAGGTCTACTGCAACTGATGCAAAAACCCTACATTGGCTCAGGGGTCATGGGTTCATCCGTGGGCATGGACAAGATCGGCATGAAGATGGCATTTGCCCAAGCCGGGATTCCCCAGGTGAAGTACATGGCCGTGACGCGCGCACAAATTTACTCTGACCCCTGTGTATTTCCGAAGCTGTGTGATCAGATTGCTGCGGAATTGGGTTATCCCTGTTTTGTGAAACCAGCGAATTTAGGTTCGTCCGTCGGAATTTCAAAATGTCGAACCCATGCCGAACTGGAAGCGGCCTTGGATAGCGCCGCGAGTTACGATCGCCGCATCATTGTTGAGGCCGGCGTCACGGCCCGGGAAGTGGAATGTGCCGTGCTCGGGAATGACTATCCCAAGGCCTCCGTAATTGGCGAAATTACCTTTGATAGTGATTTTTATGACTATGAAACCAAGTACACGGCGGGTCGAGCCGATTTAACGTTGCCCGCGAACTTACCCGATGCAGTGGCGCAACGGATTCGCGAGCTGGCGGTGCAAGCATTTCAAGCAATCGATTGTTCCGGCCTCGCCCGCGTCGACTTTTTCTATGTTGAGTCAACCGGCGAAGTCTTGATTAACGAAATCAACACGCTGCCAGGATTTACTTCAACCAGTATGTATCCGCAGCTGTGGCGGGAAGCCGGGATTGAATTCAAGGACTTAGTTGATCAACTCGTCCAATTTGCCCTCGAGCGTCATACCGCCCCAGCCAATTAA
- a CDS encoding HAD family hydrolase, translated as MPLIPPTALRPLAESDQALSQIQLIATDMDGTLTIDEKFTPQLFQALQKLQQAQIAVIVITGRSAGWVNAVNHYFPVAGAICENGGLFYQGDTTEFLVDIPDITQHRQNLAAMFQQLQQRFPQIQEASDNRFRLTDWTFDVAGLSQADLAVMDQQCAAAGWGFTYSTVQCHIKPHEQSKANGLQYVLQQHFSAISLAQVMTIGDSPNDVSLFNPVIFPNSTGVQNVSRYTDQLAHLPRFITPSPEGKGFCELVDRLICSK; from the coding sequence ATGCCCTTGATCCCACCGACTGCTTTACGTCCGCTGGCTGAGTCTGATCAGGCCCTCAGTCAAATCCAACTCATTGCGACGGATATGGATGGGACGCTAACGATCGATGAAAAGTTCACGCCCCAGCTATTTCAAGCCTTGCAAAAGCTGCAACAGGCCCAAATCGCTGTGATTGTCATTACCGGACGATCGGCGGGGTGGGTGAATGCGGTCAATCATTATTTCCCGGTTGCGGGCGCCATCTGTGAAAACGGGGGGCTGTTTTATCAGGGCGACACCACCGAATTTTTGGTCGATATCCCAGACATTACGCAACATCGACAAAACTTGGCAGCGATGTTTCAGCAACTGCAGCAACGATTTCCGCAAATTCAAGAGGCCAGTGACAATCGGTTTCGGCTGACTGATTGGACATTTGATGTCGCGGGTCTCAGTCAAGCGGATTTAGCCGTTATGGATCAGCAATGTGCTGCGGCCGGATGGGGCTTTACCTACAGCACGGTGCAATGCCATATCAAACCACACGAACAGTCAAAAGCGAACGGGTTGCAGTATGTCCTGCAGCAGCATTTCTCCGCGATTTCCCTGGCGCAAGTTATGACGATCGGCGATAGTCCGAATGATGTCAGCTTGTTTAACCCGGTGATTTTCCCAAATTCTACGGGCGTACAAAATGTATCTCGCTATACCGATCAGTTAGCGCACTTGCCGCGATTTATTACACCATCCCCAGAAGGTAAAGGGTTTTGTGAACTGGTTGATCGACTAATTTGTAGCAAATAA
- a CDS encoding reverse transcriptase domain-containing protein, whose product MNQQPQTRQALYDRIRQSSKDEVILTEMIRLGFWPSSGELPNDPAEEIQRQGEIQRELSELRAENRKLNDEKALKKRLLKERLVASLQKRQETKARREQERQERAAAWKARQAQDITYLGEGVSSGLNHVECDVERLQRHNLPELGTAAAIAAAMGISVGELRWLAFSRRTSQVSHYIRFRIPKKTGGERLISAPAPRLKKAQYWIEANILQLIEIHDAAHGFCRQRSIVTNAQPHVGADIVTNLDLQDFFPSVSYRRVKGMFRALGYSEAAATIFALICTEPEVEMVELDGRTYYVAQSDRRLPQGAPTSPSITNILCHRLDRRLTGLAQEFDYAYTRYADDLTFSASGAATEQVGRLLRQVTQIVSHEGFQVHPQKTRVLRKSRQQEVTGIVVNDKLNVDRKTLKRFRATLYQIEQDGLAGKVWGHSADLMGAIEGFANYVYMVNPDKGSHFLAQIKRIKQKHRPKRHQPRKS is encoded by the coding sequence ATGAATCAACAGCCGCAGACGCGTCAAGCCCTATACGATCGGATTCGTCAAAGCTCAAAAGACGAAGTGATCCTAACGGAAATGATCCGGCTGGGCTTTTGGCCAAGTTCAGGGGAGCTCCCCAATGACCCCGCCGAAGAGATCCAGCGTCAGGGGGAAATTCAACGCGAATTATCCGAACTACGGGCTGAGAATCGCAAACTCAATGATGAGAAAGCGCTGAAAAAACGGCTCTTAAAAGAACGACTGGTGGCATCGCTCCAGAAACGCCAGGAAACCAAAGCCCGCCGCGAGCAGGAGCGGCAGGAACGCGCCGCGGCCTGGAAGGCCCGTCAAGCGCAGGACATTACTTATTTGGGCGAGGGCGTTTCCAGTGGGCTAAACCACGTTGAGTGTGATGTCGAGCGGCTGCAACGCCACAATTTACCCGAACTGGGGACCGCCGCCGCGATCGCCGCCGCCATGGGAATTTCGGTGGGAGAACTGCGCTGGTTGGCATTCTCCCGTCGCACAAGTCAAGTTTCTCACTATATCCGCTTTCGGATTCCGAAAAAAACCGGGGGTGAACGGTTGATTTCGGCACCGGCGCCCCGCCTGAAAAAGGCACAGTATTGGATTGAAGCAAATATCCTGCAATTGATTGAGATTCATGATGCCGCCCATGGATTTTGCCGTCAGCGATCGATTGTCACCAATGCCCAGCCCCATGTCGGCGCCGATATTGTTACGAATCTCGATCTACAGGATTTCTTTCCCTCTGTGTCCTATCGCCGGGTGAAGGGCATGTTCCGCGCCTTGGGTTACTCGGAAGCCGCCGCAACGATTTTTGCTTTAATTTGTACCGAGCCAGAAGTTGAAATGGTCGAACTGGATGGTCGGACTTACTATGTGGCACAGTCCGATCGCCGCTTACCCCAGGGTGCTCCCACCAGTCCTAGCATCACAAATATTCTCTGCCATCGCCTCGATCGGCGCTTAACCGGATTGGCCCAGGAATTTGACTACGCTTACACCCGTTATGCCGATGACCTCACCTTCTCGGCATCTGGGGCAGCCACGGAACAAGTTGGGCGGCTCCTGCGCCAAGTGACGCAGATTGTCAGCCATGAAGGGTTTCAAGTCCATCCCCAGAAGACGCGGGTATTGCGCAAATCACGTCAGCAAGAAGTGACGGGAATTGTGGTAAATGACAAACTGAATGTCGATCGCAAAACGTTGAAGCGATTCCGGGCGACACTGTACCAAATCGAGCAGGATGGTTTAGCGGGTAAAGTTTGGGGACATAGTGCTGATTTGATGGGCGCGATCGAAGGATTTGCAAATTATGTCTACATGGTCAATCCCGATAAAGGCAGCCACTTCTTGGCTCAGATCAAGCGCATTAAACAAAAACATCGACCCAAACGCCACCAACCCCGCAAATCCTAA
- a CDS encoding sensor histidine kinase, with translation MSNATVLVVDDIAANLEVVSQVLEDAGYEVATAIDGERALKLVNIHPPDLILLDIQMPGIDGFETCRRLKASPTTAAIPIIFITALTDVDSTIKGFDYGAVDYITKPFQASEMLARVKTHLQLHHLTRTLETRVAERTQDLQVTLDQLHQSQLQLVQSEKMSALGNLVAGVAHEVNNPISFLNGSIKNAQDYANDLLQHLILYQEQYPDAPEIIQQNAQDIELEFLQADFLKMLQSMRGATDRIKSLSAGLRNFSRADKAEKVFASLHEALDSTLMILKYRLNANKHRPAITVVKNYGNLDPVECFPNQINQVLMNILANAIDAFDEVAEQALSVPFPAASQQITITTTVLTEENLVEIRLRDNGNGMEPVVQAKIFDYLFTTKAIGKGTGLGLTIAYRIVTEAHGGSLTVESAIGEGTEFCIRLPM, from the coding sequence ATGAGTAATGCCACTGTGCTCGTAGTTGATGATATTGCGGCGAATCTGGAAGTGGTTAGCCAAGTTCTAGAAGATGCGGGATATGAGGTGGCCACGGCAATCGATGGTGAACGAGCGCTCAAGTTAGTCAACATTCATCCCCCGGATCTAATCTTGCTCGATATTCAGATGCCAGGCATTGATGGGTTTGAAACTTGTCGTCGGCTGAAGGCCTCACCGACAACGGCGGCGATTCCGATCATTTTCATTACGGCCCTGACGGATGTGGATAGCACCATCAAGGGCTTTGATTACGGTGCAGTTGATTATATTACCAAGCCATTTCAAGCGTCGGAAATGCTCGCCCGGGTTAAAACGCATCTCCAGCTGCATCACTTGACCCGCACTTTAGAAACGCGGGTGGCCGAGCGGACGCAGGATTTACAGGTCACGCTCGATCAGCTTCATCAGTCACAGTTGCAATTGGTTCAGAGTGAAAAAATGTCCGCCCTGGGCAACCTGGTCGCCGGTGTCGCCCATGAAGTGAATAATCCGATTAGCTTTCTGAATGGCAGCATTAAAAATGCGCAAGACTATGCCAATGACTTGCTCCAACATCTCATTCTGTATCAAGAACAATATCCGGATGCGCCTGAGATTATTCAACAGAATGCCCAAGATATTGAACTTGAGTTTCTCCAGGCAGACTTTCTCAAAATGCTGCAATCAATGCGTGGGGCGACCGATCGAATTAAGTCGCTCAGTGCTGGCCTGCGGAATTTCTCACGGGCTGATAAAGCCGAGAAAGTGTTCGCTAGCTTGCATGAGGCCCTAGACAGCACCCTCATGATTTTAAAATATCGGCTGAATGCGAATAAGCATCGCCCCGCGATTACGGTGGTTAAAAACTACGGCAACTTAGATCCTGTGGAATGTTTTCCGAATCAGATTAATCAGGTGTTGATGAATATTTTGGCGAATGCGATCGACGCTTTTGACGAAGTGGCGGAGCAAGCGCTATCCGTTCCCTTTCCGGCGGCCTCCCAGCAAATTACGATTACGACTACCGTCCTGACGGAGGAGAATCTGGTTGAAATTCGGCTGCGCGATAACGGCAATGGGATGGAACCAGTGGTGCAGGCGAAGATTTTTGATTACTTATTCACCACCAAAGCAATTGGCAAGGGTACCGGTTTAGGGTTAACCATTGCATATCGGATTGTCACGGAAGCCCACGGTGGCAGTTTGACGGTTGAATCGGCAATTGGTGAGGGGACAGAATTTTGTATTCGTCTGCCGATGTAG
- a CDS encoding ATP-binding protein: MSIRKKIIYGYAVAVSIAVLGTAFGLITGNHYQRKALASRQLASQESQLLSRLQLDVLYNRPAKQLAPHVQNPTQFRQESQALITRLQRIERLLTDHNNAGKPATLEGLQTFLETYEIEVKAFHQSTIAFVANTQPLTAQPTGKAAAQQRIVDLVKSPEFVAFIEAPDRMAQLYALATQREATAEQSLTEAEVLRTQIIIGSLSLSVAIAIILALRISRMIAEPLQVVTEMAEIVTRDSNFKLQAPVHNQDETGHLANSLNQLIRRVQQLMEEQHTYTLELEQAKEAANLASQAKSEFLANMSHELRTPLNGILGYAQILDRSPNIHRNDQRGIDIIHQCGTHLLTLINDVLDLAKIEARRLELTPSALNFPAFLQSVVEICQIQAAQKAIQFHYHPTSQLPEGVVVDAQRLRQVLINLLSNAIKFTDRGSVSLRVELGLPGADAAQCPIQFHVEDTGVGIDPAHRRKIFQAFEQVGDRQRQAVGTGLGLAISQQIVELMGGQIQVTSQPGVGSHFFFEVTLPIAHDWASQKLNQDCRRVVGYVGDQQRILVIDDRWENRSVLRNLLEPIGFQIDEAADGQSGLDQIIALPPDLVITDLFMPGMDGFALIQQLRQSNATQHQKVIVSSASVSQRDHKMAIDAGAQDFLAKPIDVNQLLQQVAQQLTLEWRYESTDATDATLAMDQSTAAAASPELILPSADVLQVLLGFAAQGKRRKLLEQLDRLTQREQKYWPFLEPITELANNFDLEAIETQLETYLATTSNEQTPVV, from the coding sequence ATGTCTATTCGCAAGAAAATTATCTACGGCTACGCCGTTGCTGTGAGCATCGCGGTGCTCGGCACGGCATTCGGATTGATCACAGGTAACCACTACCAACGTAAGGCTTTAGCTTCGCGCCAATTAGCCTCCCAGGAAAGTCAGCTTTTAAGTCGTCTGCAATTAGATGTCCTCTACAATCGACCCGCTAAGCAGCTCGCGCCCCATGTCCAAAATCCCACCCAATTTCGCCAAGAGAGTCAGGCGCTGATCACTCGACTCCAGCGGATTGAACGCTTGTTGACTGACCATAATAATGCGGGTAAACCAGCGACTCTCGAAGGGCTACAGACATTTTTAGAGACCTATGAAATTGAGGTCAAAGCCTTTCATCAAAGCACGATTGCCTTTGTTGCCAATACACAACCCCTGACGGCCCAGCCAACGGGCAAAGCGGCGGCCCAACAACGGATCGTGGACTTAGTTAAAAGTCCCGAATTTGTGGCATTTATCGAAGCGCCCGATCGGATGGCCCAGCTATATGCATTAGCGACTCAACGGGAAGCTACCGCCGAGCAGTCGTTAACTGAGGCGGAAGTTCTGCGCACACAAATTATTATTGGCAGTTTGAGCCTTTCTGTCGCAATCGCCATTATCCTTGCCCTCAGAATTAGTCGGATGATTGCAGAACCGCTACAAGTGGTCACCGAGATGGCCGAAATTGTCACGCGAGACTCCAACTTCAAGCTCCAAGCCCCCGTCCATAACCAAGATGAGACCGGCCATTTAGCCAACTCGTTGAACCAACTGATTCGCCGGGTGCAACAACTCATGGAGGAGCAACATACCTATACCCTTGAGTTGGAGCAGGCGAAAGAAGCCGCAAACTTGGCTAGCCAAGCGAAGAGTGAATTTCTCGCCAATATGAGCCATGAACTGCGGACACCGCTAAATGGCATTCTGGGTTATGCGCAAATTCTCGATCGCTCACCCAACATCCACCGCAATGATCAACGTGGCATCGATATTATTCATCAGTGCGGCACCCATCTTCTGACTTTGATTAATGACGTGCTTGATCTGGCCAAAATCGAGGCACGGCGGCTCGAACTAACCCCCAGTGCCTTAAACTTCCCCGCCTTTTTGCAAAGCGTCGTAGAGATTTGTCAGATTCAGGCGGCTCAAAAAGCGATTCAGTTTCACTATCACCCAACATCACAACTCCCCGAGGGGGTGGTGGTGGATGCGCAACGTTTACGACAAGTCCTGATTAATCTGTTGAGCAATGCCATCAAATTTACCGATCGCGGCTCTGTGTCTCTCCGAGTCGAGTTAGGATTGCCCGGTGCTGATGCGGCTCAATGCCCGATTCAGTTTCATGTGGAGGATACGGGGGTGGGTATTGATCCGGCACATCGGCGCAAAATCTTTCAGGCTTTTGAACAAGTTGGCGATCGCCAACGTCAAGCCGTTGGCACGGGTTTAGGTCTTGCCATCAGTCAGCAGATTGTCGAACTGATGGGGGGGCAAATTCAGGTCACGAGTCAACCAGGGGTGGGGAGTCATTTTTTCTTTGAAGTTACTTTACCAATTGCCCATGATTGGGCAAGCCAGAAACTCAACCAGGATTGCCGCCGTGTGGTTGGTTATGTCGGTGACCAACAGCGGATTTTGGTGATCGACGATCGCTGGGAAAATCGCTCTGTGCTGCGGAACCTGCTCGAACCGATCGGCTTTCAGATTGACGAAGCAGCAGATGGTCAATCCGGATTGGATCAGATTATTGCCTTGCCGCCGGATTTGGTGATTACCGATTTATTTATGCCGGGAATGGATGGCTTTGCCCTCATCCAGCAATTGCGTCAGTCGAACGCAACTCAGCACCAAAAAGTGATTGTTTCCTCCGCATCGGTGTCCCAACGGGATCACAAAATGGCGATTGACGCTGGGGCTCAAGACTTCCTGGCGAAACCCATTGACGTGAATCAGTTGCTACAACAAGTTGCCCAGCAATTAACTTTAGAATGGCGCTACGAATCGACCGACGCAACTGACGCAACATTAGCAATGGACCAATCAACCGCCGCCGCCGCTAGCCCGGAACTGATTCTGCCCTCAGCCGATGTCTTGCAAGTGCTACTCGGATTTGCGGCCCAAGGTAAACGCCGTAAACTGCTGGAACAATTAGACCGACTCACCCAGCGGGAGCAAAAATACTGGCCGTTTCTCGAGCCAATTACCGAATTAGCCAATAACTTTGATCTCGAAGCGATCGAGACCCAATTAGAAACCTATCTCGCGACGACATCCAACGAGCAAACGCCAGTGGTTTAA
- a CDS encoding ATP-binding protein, whose amino-acid sequence MPVVPPPLPQRRFRCSLQAILIVPFVLQIFGAVGLISYFSFRNGQQAIADLAGQLLGEINSRIKQDLRDYMPVPHKVNQLNAAALELGEIKLNDIAGLERHFLRKIQIFETLTFTGLGLENQDNLGAERFDDGTLTLRVSTAASKHIFSTYRTNNQAQKLEKLRSIPFDPRGRPWYTAPVRAKKPVWSEIYPNTAGITAYLGASRPLYDQAGKLQGVLLTNFSLAQIGDFLAQLKIGKTGQAFIIERSGMLVATSTGETPFKRIPGQDYGTVRVSSLASQNDTTQAAVKYLQANFTLKTIQSTETLKFRLNQQLHFLQVAPFRDAYGLDWLIVTTIPESDFMTQIQANNRLTFLLCLGALSLAILLGMITARYITQPITKLRQASEQIANGQLTERVMVQGIDEFESLGHSFNQMAQQLRESFAALAHVNEDLEQRVNHRTAELIEAREIADQANQAKSEFLANMSHELRTPLNGILGYAQILNRTKPLPATVRDGVKIIDQCGNHLLGLINDVLDFAKIEARKLELVPQAVHLPSLLQGIVEIAQIRAEQKNLIFIYQPSPQLPEGIYADEQRLRQVLFNLLSNAIKFTDQGHVSLKVALVPSQPNPMHRTMRFQVEDTGVGIQPEYYRTLFHPFEQVGERHRQTSGTGLGLAISQQIMQLMGSEIQVKSQLGHGSQFAFEVALPIVDDWATQCRHDDGRHISRYVGPPRQLLIIDDQWENRAVLTHLLEPLGFAIKTAENGHQGLAQIMARPPDLVITDLAMPEMDGFEMLRKLRQLNSVNQPKVIVSSASVSQLTQQMALDAGGNDFLPKPIAAQQLFQMIAQQLDLTWIYTESNPPPAVAPPAGATCVLPSIEVLQSLRALAQQGKVRKLRQQLEILQRNDSRYQAFVTPIVALAREFKDGEIEACLDQYLTEGCIHE is encoded by the coding sequence ATGCCTGTTGTTCCGCCACCGCTACCCCAACGCCGATTCCGCTGCTCGCTCCAAGCTATCTTGATTGTGCCGTTTGTGTTGCAGATTTTTGGGGCCGTGGGCCTGATTAGTTATTTCTCGTTTCGTAACGGACAGCAGGCGATCGCGGATTTGGCGGGTCAACTGTTGGGGGAAATCAATTCCCGGATTAAACAAGATCTGCGCGACTATATGCCTGTCCCACATAAAGTGAATCAACTGAATGCCGCGGCCCTCGAACTGGGAGAAATTAAACTCAACGACATTGCGGGCTTAGAGCGGCATTTTCTGCGCAAAATTCAAATTTTTGAGACGCTGACCTTCACCGGTTTAGGGCTGGAAAATCAAGATAATCTCGGGGCGGAGCGATTTGATGATGGCACCCTCACGCTCCGTGTTTCGACCGCGGCATCGAAACATATTTTTTCCACCTACCGGACGAATAACCAAGCCCAGAAACTCGAGAAACTCCGCAGTATTCCCTTTGACCCACGAGGTCGTCCCTGGTATACGGCACCCGTCAGGGCAAAAAAGCCAGTCTGGAGCGAGATTTATCCAAATACCGCCGGTATTACGGCCTATCTGGGGGCGTCCAGGCCACTCTATGATCAAGCGGGAAAATTGCAGGGCGTCTTACTGACAAATTTCAGTTTGGCGCAAATTGGCGATTTTTTGGCGCAGCTCAAAATTGGGAAAACGGGTCAGGCCTTTATTATCGAACGATCAGGCATGCTGGTCGCAACGTCAACGGGCGAAACCCCGTTTAAACGCATCCCGGGGCAAGACTATGGGACGGTGCGGGTTTCCAGTCTCGCCAGTCAAAACGATACGACTCAAGCCGCGGTCAAATACCTCCAAGCGAACTTCACGCTCAAGACAATTCAATCCACAGAAACCCTCAAGTTTCGGCTCAACCAACAATTACACTTTTTGCAAGTTGCTCCCTTTCGTGACGCCTATGGTCTCGATTGGTTGATTGTGACAACCATCCCTGAGTCTGACTTTATGACTCAGATCCAGGCCAATAATCGTCTGACATTCTTACTTTGTCTCGGGGCCTTAAGCCTCGCAATTTTGCTAGGGATGATCACGGCGCGATACATCACCCAGCCGATTACTAAACTGCGTCAGGCCAGTGAGCAAATTGCCAACGGACAATTGACCGAACGCGTGATGGTGCAGGGGATTGATGAGTTCGAGAGTCTCGGGCATAGTTTTAATCAAATGGCCCAACAATTACGTGAATCATTTGCTGCGTTAGCCCACGTGAATGAAGACCTTGAACAGCGGGTCAACCACCGCACCGCCGAGCTGATTGAAGCACGGGAAATCGCGGATCAAGCGAATCAAGCCAAAAGTGAGTTTCTGGCCAATATGAGCCATGAATTGCGGACACCGCTGAATGGGATTCTGGGCTATGCGCAGATTTTGAATCGGACGAAACCGTTACCGGCGACGGTGCGTGATGGGGTGAAAATCATTGACCAGTGCGGTAATCATCTGCTCGGTTTGATTAATGATGTGCTGGATTTTGCCAAAATTGAAGCCCGTAAACTTGAACTTGTGCCCCAGGCTGTACATTTACCATCGTTGTTGCAAGGCATCGTGGAAATCGCTCAGATTCGGGCTGAACAAAAAAATCTAATCTTTATTTATCAGCCTAGTCCCCAGTTGCCCGAAGGCATTTATGCCGATGAGCAACGCCTGCGCCAAGTGTTATTTAATCTGTTGAGCAACGCGATTAAGTTTACCGATCAAGGACATGTGAGCTTGAAAGTTGCCCTTGTGCCATCACAACCCAATCCCATGCACCGTACCATGCGCTTTCAAGTGGAAGATACGGGCGTCGGGATTCAGCCCGAATATTATCGCACCTTATTTCACCCCTTTGAACAGGTCGGTGAGCGGCACCGTCAAACGTCCGGTACTGGCTTGGGGCTTGCCATCAGTCAACAAATTATGCAATTGATGGGCAGCGAAATTCAGGTTAAGAGTCAACTAGGCCACGGTAGTCAGTTTGCCTTTGAAGTCGCGCTACCGATCGTCGATGATTGGGCGACACAATGTCGTCACGATGATGGCCGTCATATTAGCCGCTATGTTGGTCCGCCACGCCAGTTGTTGATCATTGACGATCAGTGGGAAAATCGGGCCGTTCTCACGCATTTGCTGGAACCTCTCGGGTTCGCGATCAAAACCGCTGAAAATGGCCACCAAGGCTTGGCCCAAATTATGGCGCGCCCACCGGATCTCGTCATTACAGATCTGGCAATGCCAGAGATGGATGGCTTTGAAATGCTGCGAAAACTCCGTCAATTAAACTCAGTTAATCAACCCAAAGTCATTGTGTCATCCGCTTCTGTCTCACAACTTACCCAGCAAATGGCGCTTGATGCTGGCGGTAATGATTTCTTGCCGAAGCCTATTGCAGCCCAGCAGTTATTTCAGATGATTGCTCAACAGCTCGACTTAACCTGGATCTATACTGAGTCAAATCCCCCGCCAGCGGTGGCGCCACCGGCCGGTGCAACTTGTGTCTTACCGTCGATCGAAGTGCTCCAATCGCTCCGCGCACTTGCCCAGCAGGGCAAGGTTCGCAAACTGCGCCAACAACTAGAAATTTTGCAGCGAAACGACAGCCGCTATCAAGCCTTTGTCACGCCGATCGTGGCATTAGCGAGGGAGTTTAAGGATGGTGAAATTGAAGCATGCCTCGATCAATATCTGACGGAGGGGTGTATTCATGAGTAA